One stretch of Vulpes lagopus strain Blue_001 chromosome 12, ASM1834538v1, whole genome shotgun sequence DNA includes these proteins:
- the CEP95 gene encoding centrosomal protein of 95 kDa isoform X1 translates to MAGSEAEWITIANNLLLKCHIHLRIRELEDCDANVFIALYQSILGEKVPDLIAIPRSQEDEAHNVQAVIDSLALDYLQVSLSHITGENIVKGDSESIKNLLEIFDGLLEYLTENISETSLEKSETGQSFKESHLREPLEEPESTKESKSSWKKVSFGRCSLSSEALGPSWDGDETESTGEIIRLGDTAHTFSLRSNGAAGPSEMQSKKALTMSREEMHPPSSSFLSKSRTSFTEDMEIPSVDVIPNARKLGEPIRSAIPLHPPYHPSEPRAPCPIGKEYLRSSHISPAMNSTGESTAFSVESDNRVVLTSKSPKDSKQEICSAQIQGPRTRKLPRGKRYDSRPTVSSWDSTFSQRPGKRLTEQELYAVSEKLSQRLSELDWMLKSALGDRIKEKTDYKEDDIGNEEMESRKDETLSQHSDSIMECGSKKRRPGIPTRRTPPYRSHSLSPSPVNKNTQFHMEKKRQRKPKETDIRQFQAKAITEAFERELRRNKVQENIGSLGINEEKETEKIYREAVHKGTPKHSQPWKTYSRKTTTPSPRGGLPKPNKAVPMKVNEHSLLPLMLEQFPFLYVSGQTLSKMWKEQITQIEQLRKDAYRENRSKKKLQDEIEAALKRHDLLTALVKKEYEHNKRLQDFKDRIHRQKLTQSKIKENRQQIVRARKYYDDYRVQLRAKMMRMRTREEMIFKKLFEEGLQIQKQRLRDLRNYAKEKRAEQKRQHQNELDSMENYYKDQFSLLAEAISQERQELKAREKSQAQTLYKVKRELRLKMEKEIQQLQHMITQNDDDAFFRELEAERFRSRLHMASFQYSKNPFP, encoded by the exons AGTGGATAACTATTGCCAATAACCTTCTTTTGAAATGTCATATACACTTGAGGATACGAGAACTAGAAGATTGTGATGCTAATGTTTTTATTGCTCTTTACCAATCTATTTTGGGAGAAAAGGTACCAG ACCTCATAGCTATTCCTAGGAGTCAAGAGGATGAAGCTCACAATGTACAAGCGGTAATTGATTCACTGGCCTTGGATTACCTGCAAGTCAGCTTGTCTCACATAACAG gagaaaatatagtgaaaggaGATAGTGAATCTATTAAGAATCTGCTAGAAATATTTGATGGATTGCTGGAGTATCTTacagaaaatatcagtgagacaTCTCTTGAGAAAA GTGAAACTGGACAGAGTTTTAAAGAATCCCATCTAAGAGAACCTTTGGAAGAGCCAGAAAGTACTAAGGAATCCAAGTCATCATGGAAAAAGGTTTCTTTTGGGAG GTGCTCCTTGTCATCAGAGGCTTTGGGCCCCTCTTGGGATGGAGATGAAACAGAATCCACCGGTGAAATAATTCGACTTGGAGATACCGCACATACTTTTTCTCTAAGAAGTAATG GTGCCGCTGGCCCCAGTGAAATGCAGTCCAAAAAAGCCTTAACCATGTCACGTGAAGAAATGCACCCTCCCTCATCTAGTTTTTTGTCCAAGAGCAGGACATCCTTTACTGAAGACA TGGAAATTCCTTCTGTGGATGTGATTCCAAATGCTAGGAAGCTCGGGGAGCCTATTCGATCAGCTATTCCTTTGCATCCACCCTACCACCCTTCAGAGCCTAGAGCACCCTGTCCCATAGGAAAAGAATACTTGCGTTCAAGTCACATCTCCCCTGCCATGAATTCTACTGGAGAGAGCACAGCATTTTCTGTG gaaTCAGATAATAGAGTTGTCTTAACTTCTAAGTCGCCTAAAGATAGCAAACAGGAAATTTGTTCAGCTCAGATCCAAGGCCCTCGGACAAGGAAGCTTCCCAGAGGAAAAAG ATATGACAGCAGACCTACAGTCTCATCCTGGGATTCAACCTTCTCCCAGAGGCCAGGAAAGAGGTTAACAGAACAAGAGTTATATGCAGTTTCTGAGAAACTCTCTCAACGGCTCTCTGAACTAGATTGG ATGTTAAAAAGTGCCCTGGGTGATCGAATTAAAGAAAAGACTGACTATAAAGAAGATGATATTGGAAATGAAGAGATGGAGAGTCGGAAGGATGAGACACTGTCTCAGCACAGTGACAGCATCATGGAGTGTGGGTCAAAGAAGCGAAGACCAG GAATTCCCACGCGTAGAACACCACCCTACAGAtctcattcactctctccttctccagttAACAAAAACACACAATTCCATATGGAGAAAAAACGGCAGCGAAAGCCAAAAGAAACAGATATCCGCCAATTCCAAGCAAAG GCAATAACCGAAGCATTTGAAAGGGAactaagaagaaataaagttcaGGAGAATATTGGATCTCTAGGAATAAATGAGGAGAAGGAAACA gaaaaaatatacagagaagCTGTTCATAAAGGAACTCCAAAACACAGTCAGCCCTGGAAGACTTACTCCAGAAAAACCACAACTCCAAGTCCAAGAGGTGGCTTGCCAAAGCCAAATAAAGCAGTTCCAA TGAAAGTGAATGAACACAGTCTCCTGCCCCTTATGCTGGAgcagtttccatttctctatgtTTCTGGCCAAACACTAAGCAAAATGTGGAAAGAGCAAATTACACAGATTGAACAGCTCAGAAAAGATGCATATagagaaaatagatcaaagaagaaactCCAGGATGAA ATAGAAGCAGCCTTAAAAAGGCATGACCTCCTTACTGCACTTGTCAAGAAAGAATATGAACACAACAAGAGATTG cAAGACTTCAAGGACCGCATTCATAGGCAAAAGCTGACACAgtcaaagataaaagaaaatcgGCAGCAGATTGTCCGTGCCCGGAAATACTACGATGATTACAGAGTTCAGTTGCGTGCAAAAATGATGAGAATGAGGACCCGGGAAGAAATG atatttaagaaattgtTTGAAGAAGGTTTACAGATTCAGAAGCAGAGATTACGAGACTTAAGAAACTATGCCAAAGAAAAGCgagctgaacaaaagagacagCACCAGAATGAACTGGACTCAATGGAGAACTACTATAAAGACCAG TTTTCATTGCTGGCAGAAGCCATATCACAAGAACGCCAGGAACTCAAAGCCAGAGAGAAATCCCAGGCCCAG ACATTGTATAAGGTGAAGAGGGAGCTGAGAttgaagatggagaaggaaatTCAGCAGCTGCAGCACATGATAACCCAGAATGACGACGATGCTTTCTTCCGGGAATTGGAAGCCGAGCGCTTCAGATCTCGGCTTCATATGGCTTCTTTTCAGTACAGTAAAAATCCTTTCCCATAA
- the CEP95 gene encoding centrosomal protein of 95 kDa isoform X2: MAGSEAEWITIANNLLLKCHIHLRIRELEDCDANVFIALYQSILGEKVPDLIAIPRSQEDEAHNVQAVIDSLALDYLQVSLSHITGETGQSFKESHLREPLEEPESTKESKSSWKKVSFGRCSLSSEALGPSWDGDETESTGEIIRLGDTAHTFSLRSNGAAGPSEMQSKKALTMSREEMHPPSSSFLSKSRTSFTEDMEIPSVDVIPNARKLGEPIRSAIPLHPPYHPSEPRAPCPIGKEYLRSSHISPAMNSTGESTAFSVESDNRVVLTSKSPKDSKQEICSAQIQGPRTRKLPRGKRYDSRPTVSSWDSTFSQRPGKRLTEQELYAVSEKLSQRLSELDWMLKSALGDRIKEKTDYKEDDIGNEEMESRKDETLSQHSDSIMECGSKKRRPGIPTRRTPPYRSHSLSPSPVNKNTQFHMEKKRQRKPKETDIRQFQAKAITEAFERELRRNKVQENIGSLGINEEKETEKIYREAVHKGTPKHSQPWKTYSRKTTTPSPRGGLPKPNKAVPMKVNEHSLLPLMLEQFPFLYVSGQTLSKMWKEQITQIEQLRKDAYRENRSKKKLQDEIEAALKRHDLLTALVKKEYEHNKRLQDFKDRIHRQKLTQSKIKENRQQIVRARKYYDDYRVQLRAKMMRMRTREEMIFKKLFEEGLQIQKQRLRDLRNYAKEKRAEQKRQHQNELDSMENYYKDQFSLLAEAISQERQELKAREKSQAQTLYKVKRELRLKMEKEIQQLQHMITQNDDDAFFRELEAERFRSRLHMASFQYSKNPFP, from the exons AGTGGATAACTATTGCCAATAACCTTCTTTTGAAATGTCATATACACTTGAGGATACGAGAACTAGAAGATTGTGATGCTAATGTTTTTATTGCTCTTTACCAATCTATTTTGGGAGAAAAGGTACCAG ACCTCATAGCTATTCCTAGGAGTCAAGAGGATGAAGCTCACAATGTACAAGCGGTAATTGATTCACTGGCCTTGGATTACCTGCAAGTCAGCTTGTCTCACATAACAG GTGAAACTGGACAGAGTTTTAAAGAATCCCATCTAAGAGAACCTTTGGAAGAGCCAGAAAGTACTAAGGAATCCAAGTCATCATGGAAAAAGGTTTCTTTTGGGAG GTGCTCCTTGTCATCAGAGGCTTTGGGCCCCTCTTGGGATGGAGATGAAACAGAATCCACCGGTGAAATAATTCGACTTGGAGATACCGCACATACTTTTTCTCTAAGAAGTAATG GTGCCGCTGGCCCCAGTGAAATGCAGTCCAAAAAAGCCTTAACCATGTCACGTGAAGAAATGCACCCTCCCTCATCTAGTTTTTTGTCCAAGAGCAGGACATCCTTTACTGAAGACA TGGAAATTCCTTCTGTGGATGTGATTCCAAATGCTAGGAAGCTCGGGGAGCCTATTCGATCAGCTATTCCTTTGCATCCACCCTACCACCCTTCAGAGCCTAGAGCACCCTGTCCCATAGGAAAAGAATACTTGCGTTCAAGTCACATCTCCCCTGCCATGAATTCTACTGGAGAGAGCACAGCATTTTCTGTG gaaTCAGATAATAGAGTTGTCTTAACTTCTAAGTCGCCTAAAGATAGCAAACAGGAAATTTGTTCAGCTCAGATCCAAGGCCCTCGGACAAGGAAGCTTCCCAGAGGAAAAAG ATATGACAGCAGACCTACAGTCTCATCCTGGGATTCAACCTTCTCCCAGAGGCCAGGAAAGAGGTTAACAGAACAAGAGTTATATGCAGTTTCTGAGAAACTCTCTCAACGGCTCTCTGAACTAGATTGG ATGTTAAAAAGTGCCCTGGGTGATCGAATTAAAGAAAAGACTGACTATAAAGAAGATGATATTGGAAATGAAGAGATGGAGAGTCGGAAGGATGAGACACTGTCTCAGCACAGTGACAGCATCATGGAGTGTGGGTCAAAGAAGCGAAGACCAG GAATTCCCACGCGTAGAACACCACCCTACAGAtctcattcactctctccttctccagttAACAAAAACACACAATTCCATATGGAGAAAAAACGGCAGCGAAAGCCAAAAGAAACAGATATCCGCCAATTCCAAGCAAAG GCAATAACCGAAGCATTTGAAAGGGAactaagaagaaataaagttcaGGAGAATATTGGATCTCTAGGAATAAATGAGGAGAAGGAAACA gaaaaaatatacagagaagCTGTTCATAAAGGAACTCCAAAACACAGTCAGCCCTGGAAGACTTACTCCAGAAAAACCACAACTCCAAGTCCAAGAGGTGGCTTGCCAAAGCCAAATAAAGCAGTTCCAA TGAAAGTGAATGAACACAGTCTCCTGCCCCTTATGCTGGAgcagtttccatttctctatgtTTCTGGCCAAACACTAAGCAAAATGTGGAAAGAGCAAATTACACAGATTGAACAGCTCAGAAAAGATGCATATagagaaaatagatcaaagaagaaactCCAGGATGAA ATAGAAGCAGCCTTAAAAAGGCATGACCTCCTTACTGCACTTGTCAAGAAAGAATATGAACACAACAAGAGATTG cAAGACTTCAAGGACCGCATTCATAGGCAAAAGCTGACACAgtcaaagataaaagaaaatcgGCAGCAGATTGTCCGTGCCCGGAAATACTACGATGATTACAGAGTTCAGTTGCGTGCAAAAATGATGAGAATGAGGACCCGGGAAGAAATG atatttaagaaattgtTTGAAGAAGGTTTACAGATTCAGAAGCAGAGATTACGAGACTTAAGAAACTATGCCAAAGAAAAGCgagctgaacaaaagagacagCACCAGAATGAACTGGACTCAATGGAGAACTACTATAAAGACCAG TTTTCATTGCTGGCAGAAGCCATATCACAAGAACGCCAGGAACTCAAAGCCAGAGAGAAATCCCAGGCCCAG ACATTGTATAAGGTGAAGAGGGAGCTGAGAttgaagatggagaaggaaatTCAGCAGCTGCAGCACATGATAACCCAGAATGACGACGATGCTTTCTTCCGGGAATTGGAAGCCGAGCGCTTCAGATCTCGGCTTCATATGGCTTCTTTTCAGTACAGTAAAAATCCTTTCCCATAA